The region AAAGAAGAGGTCTGCTCCAAGCACTGTGCGGATGAGGAACACAAAGAAGAGGTCTGCTCCAAGCACTGCGTGGATGAGGAACACAAAGCAGAGGTCTGCTCCAAGCACTGTGCGGATGAGGAACACAAAGAAGAGGTCTGTTCCAAGCACTGCGTGGATGAGGAACACAAAGAAGTAGTCTGCTCCAAACACTGTGTGGATGAGGAACACAAAGAAGAGGTCTGCTCCAAGCACTGCGTGGATGAGGAACACAAAGAAGAGGTCTGCTCCAAGCACTCTGTGGATGAGGAACACACAGAAGAGGTCTGCTCCAAGCACTGTGCGGATGAGGAACACAAAGAAGAGGTCTGCTCCAAGAACTATGCCCACATGAAGAGGAGGCCATCCCTATATCCTGAAGTAATGACTACCTTGATAGGCATGAAGGATCTCTGCTAAGACTAGGACATAGTACTGGGATTATTTTGGGGGTCGCTGTCCATAAAAGGATCTATCTTGTGACCGGTCGTCCTTACAATCTGAATTCTTCCTATGTGTACGGTCAGCTTACGATTGATCACCTTCCGCTTTGGATGATTGTTTGGTCCTCCTTTTTCCTTCCTTACTACCTGCCGTCTTATTTACTTAATCTCCTTCCTTTCTGACATATTATTGCCTAAAAATTCCCCTCAAATTTCCCTTTTCCTGTTTCATTTCCCTTTTCTTTGTATTTCTAGAACCTTAAGTAACTTTCAGAAGTCCTTGAGTCCTCCTCATCCGTCAAGTTCTCAAAATTGTGGGTAGCCACTTCTTGCTTTGCGAGACAAGAAAGCGAAAGTGGCGGCAATAGTGGTGGTCGGCTTAGAATTTTGATGTGCTTTACAGATGAGAATGAGGAGATTTTACCCACCCGAGTGTTCAGTCTTGCCTGGAATCCCCCCGACTGGGGGTCCGCACCCGCTGTGCATCCTAGGAGGTGCTTACCCCATTGCAGCTGTCCTCCTTTCCTGCATCAAAAGCATGGAAACAAAGTTGCGAACATCATCTTGCTCCATGTTTTAGCCTAATTACCGGCTCTGTAGGTGACGGTAATGTCTCCTGGACCCCCGCAGAGCCAGTAATTGGCCGCATGAAAAATTAAAGAGCAATTCTGCCATCAAGTGAAGTTCAAAGTGCATGATCTGCGCTATGAGACGGAGGGGCCGAGATCAAAAATGGGGGGAGATAAAGAAAGGCAAATGAATGGTCCTTAATGTCACAGTACCCCAGAAGAAGCGTGTATAGGATTTCGTCTCCTGGCCCTAGGGCTATGTATTGTAAGGGATTGCAGAAGGTCCCACTGATTTTCGGGGGTCCCACCAATCACTGAAGGTGTTATCAAGGAGGGGAGTGCTCCTGTTTATTAGGAAGGGGTTCTTATTTTAGGGACAACACGTTTTTATCTCTATATTCCGTAATTATGGAGACGGCTGTTCCCCTTTAAATGAGCAAGATCTGACTAAGACGTAAAAGTGGACCTTGACCAAAGCCTCTCTCCCTCATGCTACAGTCATGCGCTTGTGGAATTGCCCTTTAAGTCCATATGTGCATTTATGCCAACATGCTGCATGGTGCCAaccattgaaaagaaaaaaaatatatatatatgtgtatataaaccAATGCTGGATTATTGGGAGTTCCCAGCGACGCCTAGTGGTGATAATTTTTCTTTCGATATTTTCAGCCGATCGCCATCTCCGCTGCAGAACGCGGATAAAGAGAAGGACGTCCCGGCAGAGCTGGCCGAGCGCTGTCTTCGGGAGCTGCTGGGTCGAGCCGCCTATGGGAACATCAAGAATGCCATTAAACCCGTACTCATGTGAGAATGCCGCCACCTAGTCATCATCCGCAGATACATCCCAAGGCttctatttcctttttttttgaGGTCCATTGCCCTTACATATGAGCAAATCTAAAAGGTTTATTTTGCCATTTTTAAAAAATCGCCGGCTATCGAGATGCCAAATTGTATCATTATCATCATATGTATCGGGGTTTTTGACCCCCCAAACCGCAGCCTTAGTGTCCGGTAGGCGTCGGGGTGTGACTCTTCAGTTATATTTTACAGGCACCTTGATAACCATTCCCTGTGGGAGCCCAAGGTCTTCGCCATACAATGTTTTAAGATCATCATGTATTCAATACAGGTGAGAACCAGGAGTCGTTAGTGCTTCAAAGGGTTAAATGTCATTTAAAATgttaagttaatttttttttatataaagattTATGGTTAAAAATTGGAGACCTCTAACTACAGCAGCACAGGTGTAAGGCTTGTTAAACTATGACTTCTCTCCATTTCAACCAATCACGTTAAAgggattttttccccacaaaaaaaaaagttcattttaatcgatagatgttggaataataataatttccacatttggatgtgatttaaataaaatgttcctctgCTGAGAGAATCttgtaaatgtgtccctgctgtgcgcTGTATTATGGTCGTGtccgaccgtacaggaacatggtctgatcataccacagctcctgggcaggggtggGGGGAGAAaaagtgtacagacattacagccgGGGATCGCAAATAATTCTTAAATAAAACAGTCAGAAAGATGTgtaacctcacaaaaagaatcagttgTGTTCCCCTGCTGTAATACCAGTatactcccctgcccaggagctgtggtatcagAGCATGTTActgcacagtcagacacggccataacacagtacacagcagaggcacatttataagattatctcagcacaggaacattttatttaaacacatccaattgtggaagttattattgttccaagatcttctgattaaaataaacttttgttcTTGACAAAAAAAACTTTAATTTTTCATATATGTATTAGACTAACGGCTACAATACTGCGTCCTATATAAAAGggaatgactactataatactgccccctatgtacaagaatataagtactataatactgcccctatgtacaagaatataactactataatactgctcctatgtacaagaatataactactataatactgcccctatgtacaagaatataactcctataatactgcccctatgtacaagaatataactcctataatactgcccctatgtacaagaatataactactataatactgctcctatgtacaagattataactactataatactgcccctatgtacaagaatataactactataatacagtactgccccctatgtacaagaatataactactataatactgcccctatgtacaagattataactactataatactgctcctatatacaagaatataactactataatactgcccctatgtacaagaatataactactataatactgcctctatgtacaagaatataactactataatactgctcctatgtacaagattataactactataatactgcccctatgtacaagaatataactactataatacagtactgccccctatgtacaagaatataactactataatactgcccctatgtacaagattataactactataatactgctcctatatacaagaatataactactataatactgcccctatgtacaagaatataactactataatactgcccctatgtacaagaatataactactataatactgctcctatgtacaagattataactactataatactgcccctatgtacaagaatataactactataatacagtactgccccctatgtacaagaatataactactataatactgcccctatgtacaagaatataactactataatactgctcctatgtacaagaatataactactataatactgcccctatgtacaagaatataactactataatactgccccctatgtacaagaatataactactataatactgctcctatgtacaagaatataactactataatactgctcctatgtacaagaatataactactataatactgcccctatgtacaagaatataactcctataatactgcctcctatgtataagaatataactgctataatactgcccctatgtacaagaatataactactataatactgctcctatgtacaagaatataactactataatactgctcctatgtacaagaatataactactataatactgcctcctatgtacaagaatataactcctataatactgcccctatgtacaagaatataactactataatactgctcctatatacaagaatataactactataatactgccccctatgtacaagaatataactactataatactgttcctatgtacaagaatataactactataatactgcccctatgtacaagaatataactactataatactgctcctatgtacaagaatataactactataatactgcccctatgtacaggaatatagctactataatactgccccctatgtacaagaatataactactataatactgttcctatgtacaagaatataactactataatactacccctatgtacaagaatataactactataatactgctcctatgtacaagaatataactactataatactgctcctatgtacaagaatataactactataatactgctcctatgtacaagaatataactactataatacagtactgccccctatgtatagacGTATGCAGTTTTCAGCCCTGGCTCTTGCACAATATTGGTTACGTGTCTCTATCACACAGCCGCAGCATTCTCACCTGGTGATACAGCAATTATTGAGCCACCTTGATGCCAACAGTAAAAGTGCTGCCACTGTCCGGGCTGGAATTGTTGACGTTCTATCTGAAGCTGCTGTTATTGCCGCCACTGGTTCTGTGGGTATGTATTTCAGTTTTTCGGTATTTTAGTATTTCGGTATTTTAGTATTTTGGTATTTTAGTATTTCGGTATTTTAGTATTTCGGTATTATAGTATTGCAGTatttgtgtgtgtagtgatggatcaCAGTTACACTTGTCTGTCATTTCTTTTGCGCTCGGCCTCACATGTCCCTCTGTTGTGTGCAGGCCCCACCGTGCTCGAGGTGTTTAACACGTTGCTCAGGCAGCTGCGGCTGAGCATTGACTATGAGCTGACCGGAAGCTACGACTCATCGGTCAACATCGGAACTAAGATTATCAAAGAGCACGAGGAGAGGATGTTCCAGGAAGCCGTCATCAAGACCATAGGTGACTGACCTCTcgtctgcctgtacatcatgtgactgacctctcgtctgcctgtacatcatgtgactgacctctagtctgcctgtacatcatgtgactgacctctagtctgcctgtacatcatgtgactgacctctagtctgcctgtacatcatgtgactgacctctagtctgcctgtacatcatgtgactgacctctagtctgcctgtacatcatgtgactgacctctagtctgcctgtacatcatgtgactgacctctagtctgcctgtacatcatgtgactgacctctagtctgcctgtacatcatgtgactgacctctagtctgcctgtacatcatgtgacTGACGTCTAGTTTGCCTGTACATCATGTGACTGACCTCTagtctgcctgtacatcatgtgactgacctctagtctgcctgtacatcatgtgactgacctctagtctgcctgtacatcatgtgactgacctctagtctgcctgtacatcatgtgacTGACGTCTAGTTTGCCTGTACATCATGTGACTGACGTCTAGTTTGCCTGTACCTCATGTGACTGACCTCTagtctgcctgtacatcatgtgactgacctctagtctgcctgtacatcatgtgactgacctctagtctgcctgtacatcatgtgactgacctctagtctgcctgtacatcatgtgacTGACGTCTagtctgcctgtacatcatgtgacTGACGTCTagtctgcctgtacatcatgtgactgacctctagtctgcctgtacatcatgtgactgacctctagtctgcctgtacatcatgtgacTGACCTCTAGTCTGCCTGTACACCATGTGACTGACCTCTAGTCTGCCTGTACACCATGTGACTGACGTCTAGTTTGCCTGTACATCATGTGACTGACCTCTagtctgcctgtacatcatgtgactgacctctagtctgcctgtacatcatgtgactgacctctagtctgcctgtccatcatgtgactgacctctcgtctgcctgtacatcatgtgactgacctctagtctgcctgtccatcatgtgactgacctctagtctgcctgtccatcatgtgactgacctctcgtctgcctgtacatcatgtgacTGACCTCTAGTCTGCCTGGACATCATGTGACTGACCTCTagtctgcctgtacatcatgtgactgacctctagtctgcctgtacatcatgtgacTGACCTCTAGTCTGCCTGGACATCATGTGACTGACCTCTagtctgcctgtacatcatgtgactgacctctagtctgcctgtacatcatgtgactgacctctagtctgcctgtccatcatgtgactgacctctcatctgcctgtacatcatgtgactgacctctagtctgcctgtccatcatgtgactgacctctagtctgcctgtacatcatgtgactgacctctagtctgcctgtacatcatgtgacTGACGTCTAGTTTGCCTGTACATCATGTGACTGACCTCTagtctgcctgtacatcatgtgacTGACGTCTAGTTTGCCTGTACATCATGTGACTGACCTCTagtctgcctgttcatcatgtgacTGACCGCTAGTCTGCCCATATATGACTAATATATTTTCTCCGAAAACCCTACGTGTTTATAAAATGAGTGTCCAGCAGGGGGCAGCAGATACACATCTACAAGGAGACTTATGATTGCTCATTGAAGGCCATCTGTTATTGGCTGTGTGATGTCTTGCAGGATCATTCGCCAGCACGCTGCCTGCGTACCAGAGGTCAGAGGTCATGCTCTTTATAATGGGAAAAGTGCCGCTTCCTTCAATGCATTATCCGATGGAGCCTGGAAGACCGGGGTAAGCGATGGGGATGAGCCCGACCTGTGCAGCAGGGTATCGAAAACTGCGCTGCCCACTATAGCGCCAGTTACTATAATGTGATAATGGTCACATAGTGGTGCCAGAAACGGTGAAGCCCCTTGTGCCCAGCTGTGCCCGGCCTCTGCATACAGGGCTGTATCTaatattttgtattatttattaaCTTTTATTCGTCATATTTCCTATTCAGGGAAAACCGGAACCGTCTGATCCAGATCATGCTGCTGAAGTCTCTGCTGCAGGTACTGACTCCCACTCTCATCACCCACCAGCCGTACAGGATCTGCCAGTGCTAGACATTTTGGTCCCCGTATTCTTTTTCCTAGGTCCCCATGTGGCAACAGATCACTATATGACACTGTATAATGCTGTAATTTACCCAGTTTACTATCGGCCCATTAACACCAGTTCCTGTCCACGCACATTTTTTAGTTTATAGAGTTCTGGTTTTTTTCACACTAGAACATTCAAATATTTTTGGCATCTTTATGGGatgtaatttttgttattttcgtacattattttgtattttttatgacCACAAAGGACCGCTGAAATACATTTGAAAACGTATTCCTCTttctgtaacaatttttttttttttttacgtatcaGACATGTTTTGTATTCGACGAGGGCCGGCGTGCTAACAGCAATTTGGATTGGCAGCATGTTTTTGTTTTAaatgtatttaatttttatttatttatttcttttgtatatttttttcttttattttacataTTGTTGCCTCTCATAAAATCGGCATTTCAACATTTAAatactttaaaaatatatattttttatttttttttcccctgtaactggggctactGTATTAGCGCCAGTTACAGTGgaaatacatagcagtgctgactgGGTCTCCTGAGACTTAGCAGTTTCTTCTCCGTCAATCACATAATCACTGGGTccggaggaggaagcactgtcagtttcatatatactgtgtatacactGCTTGTTTCTCACTGTATAGACAGTGATCAAGAAGGCAGAGACGTTTACAAACTGTCACTGCCTTCTCTATTCAGAGCTCAGCTGTTCCTGACAACTGACTCCCCACTCACTGTAGAGTAAAACATGACCCTTGGGCAGTCGTTAAGTATGCAACTGCTACGTAATGACAATATGGCGGTAGTTTTTTTAGATTCACAATGCTGGGGTATTCTCTGACAACCTCTCTCTTGTGCCTCTGTAACGACCAGGTGTCCTTGGGATTCCAGTGCAGTAATATGTTGACTGCCTTACCCAGCTCCTTTTTGGATCCCCTTCTTTCCTCCACCTTGATGGAAGATGCTGAATTAAGATTGTTTGTTTTGGAGATTCTCGTCTCATTGATTGATCGCCATGATAGCAGACACAAATTTTCCACCATCAGGTACCTCAGGGGCGGGTCTATAACAACCGACCGTATATGGTCATGATTATATCCTGATTGTCATAGCGATATTACGGTTTGATTAGTGTGGGAATATGATGTATCTATTTAAGTGAATCTAAATACTGCTTTATTTGTTATAAAAGGATCACAAGTTCATGTCTCTGTAGCAGGATTGAACTATAAAATTCAAAGAAGATCAATAAATttagcagaaaataaaaaaaaatgtataaatagaCTAAAATATAGGACATACGGGCGCAAGAGGCAATCCCTCTAACGTGTTTATTTTCTTGATAGCTTGACTAGTTTTAGCCTTTGTTacaggaccttttttttttttaagccccgCCTCCCAGGAGCCGTAAAACATTTAGCTAGCAATATACAATATACAATGAATTTTATTCCGCAACTCAGTACAATTACGACAATAACAATTTATGTTCTCCTAGTCATTTTTAACActtaaaataaaaatcattattgaGCCGCTCGTTTCTGGGAGTCACAACACTTTTATTTTCCCGTCGATGTCTCTGCTGTGTTAAGTGTCGAGGTTACACTGCTCTGCATCGGGATATGTTTGTCATTGTAAGAAATGCTACATCAGTTTGTCATTTTTGTTGGTGACTTTTTCGTTATTCGTTtttactaatttttttgggggtggggcgCTGGGAAAGGTGGGATCCAAATAGACTAAAACAaaactttgaacatttttttttttccacatcattCACCATATATTTTTTGGTGGGTCGGAACCCAACCCAAACCTTTTTTGTAGTATTATTAGGAGTATGATGTACATGCTATTATTTCATCGAGGAGAAGCTGATGGGGGTGACGGATAGTCCAATCCTGTCTAACCTCTTAGTTGCCTTGGTCACCTTTAACTGCTGCATCTAAAGGGTTTTATTGGAGAGATTTGAGTTATCTCTGATCTGGGGCATTGCAGGAGAGTGAAATCTTTAATATACAGGTACTCTGTGCTAGACAGCCTCCTCTGCGCGAGTGGTGCACAGTCATGTCAATCACTGAttgggaccgcccactggactcctaagcccagAGAAAGCATGGCTGTAAGTCAGTTATACCGAATGTCCTCCCACACTTCTACATATCAATCTGCGTGTGATAATTGTATGTATTTTACGTGTTCACTTTGCTGATGTTCGGTGTTGCTCTGCTTCTAGTACTGTCCCGGACATCGCTGTTTTGAAGCTCAAAGTGGACAAGTGCTCCAGACAAGACACTCTCTTCATGAAGAAGGTACGCTCAACTTCTGACCGTATTTTAAACACATTTCTTCTAAAAACAGCGCCACCCGTGTCTAAAGGTGGTGTCTGGTATTACAGGTCAGCCCTGTTCTATGTAGCTAAGCTGATTTAGCAGACACATAAGGAGGCACCAAGCCAATCCATCACACCAAATGTGTAGAGTTCTGCTGATTTCCTGCTAGCTCTCAGGATCTCAGCCTCACATTTTCCGTCTCTCGTTGGTGGTTTCATATCGTCAGCTGGCTGATACTTACAAACTGCAAACCCGACAGTTCAGGGATTCTGGAGACCCCGCTATAAGACATCTAATCTCTTCCCATGATGCTTTGCTCTCCCCCTCCAGCACTCGCAGCAGTTGTATCGGCACATCTACCTGAGCTGCAATGACTCCTTCAATGTCCAGGCCCACTACGAGGCTCTGTACGCCCTGCTGGTGATGATCAGCATCGAGCTGGCCAACGAAGAAGTGGTGGTGGATCTCATCCGCCTGGTCTTCGCCGTGCAGGTAAGAACGCCGCCCGACCAATCCACCATTAAGACCCTAAGCCCTTGGGGACAAAACGTGGACAGCGGTCACCCGATTTGGTAAATTGCTGAAGTTATCCGTCCTAGGAAGACGACGATGATATTGTAATATGAGTTTTCCTCTGAGCATTCCTTACATGATGAATCAAGTTTTTCACCCTTGTAAATGATTGTGTTTATGGACTGATATATTTTCAGGATTTGGCTCTGAGTAATGAGGACAATCTTCCGGCATACAATCGCTGTGCTCTGCATGCCTTGTGTGCCGCCTACCTGAACCTGATCAGCCAGCTCACCACAGTCCCCGCGTTCTGCCAGCACATCCACGAGGTGAGAGCCGGAGCGACGCAGCGCCCACGCTGCACTGCGCCCTTATCCTACGGGGCTGATAGTCCCAGACCATAAAGATACCCAGACAGCAATGCACAATTCCCAATGCCCATGTGACTCTACAACAGAAAGAGATTGACGGGGGGTGTATAATCTGCATTTAAGGGGTCGTCTCTACAATAacgcctttatttattttttttagctaaGACCTGATCTGTGGGGTTGTGTGACTGCCGCAATTTTATTACAGTAGCAGCAGGAGATCTGGTGGGAAAGATCTCAGGGTTTCCCACTTGTCATTTTTATACAGTTTTCCCCCTAATTTCATCTCATACACAGTAcctacataatactgacatataatATCATAATAATAGGTAACACTACCATAGAGGCCTACATAATACAAAGAAAGAGTAACAAGATAATACTACTATATGCAGCCCAtataataccgctatatagtgcccaggtaatactgctatatacagcccatataatacctctatatatatatatatatatataatacccagGTAATACTGCAATATACAGCCCATATAATACCTCTATATAGTACCCaggtaatactgctatatacagcccacataataccTCTATATAGTGCCCaggtaatactgctatatacagccCATATAATAGCTCTATTTAGTGCCCaggtaatactgc is a window of Ranitomeya variabilis isolate aRanVar5 chromosome 2, aRanVar5.hap1, whole genome shotgun sequence DNA encoding:
- the EFR3B gene encoding protein EFR3 homolog B isoform X6, which produces MSCWCSYVCIAMEALDQLLMACHCQSINLFVESFLKMVAKLLESEKPNLQILGTNSFVKFANIEEDTPSYHRSYDFFVSRFSEMCHSSYEDLEIRSNIRMAGIKGLQGVVRKTVNDELQANIWEPQHMDKIVPSLLYNLQHAEDIESPSMYMNLCALPVSSFTIVLGEAKTWQPQSTGGIILKGKGAVQGGKALSRSPSPLQNADKEKDVPAELAERCLRELLGRAAYGNIKNAIKPVLMHLDNHSLWEPKVFAIQCFKIIMYSIQPQHSHLVIQQLLSHLDANSKSAATVRAGIVDVLSEAAVIAATGSVGPTVLEVFNTLLRQLRLSIDYELTGSYDSSVNIGTKIIKEHEERMFQEAVIKTIGSFASTLPAYQRSEVMLFIMGKVPLPSMHYPMEPGRPGENRNRLIQIMLLKSLLQVSLGFQCSNMLTALPSSFLDPLLSSTLMEDAELRLFVLEILVSLIDRHDSRHKFSTISTVPDIAVLKLKVDKCSRQDTLFMKKHSQQLYRHIYLSCNDSFNVQAHYEALYALLVMISIELANEEVVVDLIRLVFAVQDLALSNEDNLPAYNRCALHALCAAYLNLISQLTTVPAFCQHIHEVIEMRKKEGGYLLPEDVFVEKPRWSKSVDHISTELLFLQSKVSEVLGGSGYNSDRLSTPYVPQLTDEDRLSKRKSIGETISLQVEVESRNSPEKEEKAPAEEITFETLKKAIVDSVAVEEQERERRRQVVEKFQKAPFEEIAAHCGARASLLQSKLNQIFELTIRPPPSPSGTITAAYGQSQNHSIPVYEMKFPDLCVY